The Vibrio cyclitrophicus sequence TAGTCCCTGCTGTTGTTACCGCGGTTGATTCGAAAAGTGCTCAAATTTGGGTTAAGAACCAAGGTGAAGGCACTATCGAATGGCAAGGTATGAACTGGGCACGTAAATTCCTAACAGATAACCGCCAAGGACCAGCACCTTCTCAAGCGAAAGAGATTCTGGCTGTTGGTGAGCAAATCTGGGTTCGCCATGAAGCTGTTACCGGCGATGAAGTCTCTGAGGAGCCGACAGAAGAGTCAGCAACGACAGAATCAGAAACACCAATTTTATGGCGACTAAGCCAAGTACCAAATGCGAACACCGCATTTGTTGCAATGAACCCGAACAACGGCGCGGTATTGTCGATGGTCGGTGGCTTTAACTTTGTGCACAACAAGTTCAACCGTGCGACGCAATCTATTCGTCAGGTGGGTTCTGGTATCAAACCATTTATCTACTCAGCAGCGATTGAGAAAGGCTTAACGCTAGCCTCACTGATCAATGATGCGCCGATTAACCAATGGGATAAGAGCCAAGGTACAGCATGGCGACCAAAGAACTCGCCACCGACTTACGTGGGTCCAACTCGTCTACGTATTGGCTTAGCTCAGTCTAAAAACGTAATGGCGGTACGTGTACTGCGCGAAGTAGGCCTAGATGATACTCGTAACTATCTAACTCGATTTGGCTTTGATATTGATGAAGTCCCGCGCTCTGAAACCATTGCTCTGGGTGCTGGTAGCTTAACGCCAATGAAAGTAGCTCAAGGTTACTCAGTATTCGCTAATGGCGGCTACTATGTTGAACCTTTCTACATCAGCCGCATTGAGACACCATTTGGTGAGACTGAATTTGAAGCGACACCGAAAGTGGTTTGTAAAGACGATTGCCAGCAGCAAATGACCGCAGACCCAATGGCGGACGAGTTTGCAGAGCAAGATGTGGATGCCAAAGTACAATACGCACCTCAAGTTATCTCTGAACAGAACGCATTCCTTGTTCGTGAAATGATGTACAGCAACATCTGGGGTGGCGGTGATTGGAGCGCAGGTACTGGTTGGAACGGTACTGGTTGGCGTGCACAGCCGTTGAAGCGTCGTGACATTGGCGGCAAAACGGGTACCACCAACGATTCGAAAGATACTTGGTACAGCGGTTACGGCCCTGGCATGGTTGCAACGGTATGGGTTGGTTTTGATAACCACAACCGTAACCTAGGCAGAACCAAAGCAAACTCGAACCTTGGTAAGAATCAGATTACGGGTGCAGAAGCTGGCGCGAAAACAGCAGAACCTGCATGGGTTGATTTCATGGGTACAGCGTTAGCGGGCGTGCCTGCTGAACGTAAAGAGATTCCGGAGAACATCGTTCGTGTTCGTATCGACCGTGAAACTGGCTTATTGACGAACAAATTCGATAGCTCATCGATGTTCGAGTACTTCGAAAAAGGCACAGAGCCAACCGAATACATCACTGAACGTTTCAATGACGACATCTACTCAACCTCATCAGGTGAAGCAGTAGAAGAACTGTTCTAGCTAGGGTTTGTTGAACCTAATAAGATGAACAAACAAAAAGGGTTGATATGAATTCATATCAACCCTTTTTTTATATCTATATCCGACCAGACTAGGCTCTGAACTCAAGCGCTAAGCCGTCTTCTCCAATTGAGTGCGAATCGTTTCCGCCAGTTGCTCAAAGCGACCTTTCAATGGAGAGCCCGGACGGTAAGCCACAACAATTCGACGTGAAGGTGTTGGATTCACCGCAGGTACGTAACACACACCATCTTTCTGCTTTTCCTTTGGCACCGATAGCTGAGGTAGCAAGGTAATGCCCGCCCCCGCCGCGACCATGTTACGCAGCGTTTCTAAGCTGGTTGCCTTAAAACGTTCATCGTCTTTTGCGCCCGCAGCAAAACAGAAGCCCAAGGCTTGGTCTCTTAAACAGTGACCGTCACCTAACGCCAGTACGGTTTGTCCATTTAACTGCAGCATATCGACAGTGTCTTGCTGAGCCCACTCGTGGTCACATGGAACGGCAACACTTAACGGCTCGTCATACACATCAATTTCTTTAAACACCGCCGTTTCATCAACCGCAGCCAGTACCAAGCAATCAAGCTTGCCATCTTCAAGTTGGCTCACTAATTGATGGGTCTGGGCTTCATGCAAGTAAAGCTCAAGATCTGGGAAGCTCTCTTTCAGGTGAGGAATGATTTTAGGCAAGATGTAAGGACCAACAGTCGGAATAAAACCAATGTGCATCGGCCCCGTCATCGCTTCACCATGTCCACTCGCCATATCTTTAAAAGTTTTCACTTCGTTGAGAATGCGCTTGGCTTGTTCAACAAGTTGTAACCCTGATTCTGTAAATATGACCTTCCTTGGACTACGCTCGGTTAACTGAAGTCCAATTTCATCTTCTAGTTTGCGTATTTGACCGCTTAGTGTCGGCTGACTGACAAAGCACGCTTCTGCCGCTTTTCGGAAGTGTTTATGCTCTGCGAGCGCCACCAAGTATTCAAAGTCACGAATGTTCATGATCAGTCTCTTACCTCAGGTTTTAATAAGAA is a genomic window containing:
- a CDS encoding PBP1A family penicillin-binding protein — protein: MKFIKRLFIFTLICMILGVSTIFGFYYYVKPELPDVATLRDVELQTPMQVFSQDGKLISQFGEKRRNPVTYDEIPRHLVEALIATEDSRFYEHPGIDPIGITRAAIVVAMSGSAKQGASTITQQLARNFFLSNEKKIMRKIKEIFIAIHIEQLLSKEEIMELYVNKIFLGHRSYGFGAAARVYFGKDLPELTLSEIATLAGMPKAPSTMNPIYSIERATHRRNVVLRRMLDEKYITQAEFDEARNEELISKYHGAEIELSAPYVAEVARAWMVERYGEEAYTSGMKVYTTVDSKLQKAANQAAIKNLLGYDERHGYRGAEKVLWQTAQSAWDQEQIVKHLKSQPTYGDLVPAVVTAVDSKSAQIWVKNQGEGTIEWQGMNWARKFLTDNRQGPAPSQAKEILAVGEQIWVRHEAVTGDEVSEEPTEESATTESETPILWRLSQVPNANTAFVAMNPNNGAVLSMVGGFNFVHNKFNRATQSIRQVGSGIKPFIYSAAIEKGLTLASLINDAPINQWDKSQGTAWRPKNSPPTYVGPTRLRIGLAQSKNVMAVRVLREVGLDDTRNYLTRFGFDIDEVPRSETIALGAGSLTPMKVAQGYSVFANGGYYVEPFYISRIETPFGETEFEATPKVVCKDDCQQQMTADPMADEFAEQDVDAKVQYAPQVISEQNAFLVREMMYSNIWGGGDWSAGTGWNGTGWRAQPLKRRDIGGKTGTTNDSKDTWYSGYGPGMVATVWVGFDNHNRNLGRTKANSNLGKNQITGAEAGAKTAEPAWVDFMGTALAGVPAERKEIPENIVRVRIDRETGLLTNKFDSSSMFEYFEKGTEPTEYITERFNDDIYSTSSGEAVEELF
- the oxyR gene encoding DNA-binding transcriptional regulator OxyR, translating into MNIRDFEYLVALAEHKHFRKAAEACFVSQPTLSGQIRKLEDEIGLQLTERSPRKVIFTESGLQLVEQAKRILNEVKTFKDMASGHGEAMTGPMHIGFIPTVGPYILPKIIPHLKESFPDLELYLHEAQTHQLVSQLEDGKLDCLVLAAVDETAVFKEIDVYDEPLSVAVPCDHEWAQQDTVDMLQLNGQTVLALGDGHCLRDQALGFCFAAGAKDDERFKATSLETLRNMVAAGAGITLLPQLSVPKEKQKDGVCYVPAVNPTPSRRIVVAYRPGSPLKGRFEQLAETIRTQLEKTA